Genomic window (Xylanimonas protaetiae):
GCACCGCGTGCGACGCCGCGCCCAGGAAGTTGACGTACCAGACGTTGAGCAGGCCCATGAGCGCGGGCACGTTCTGGGCCAGCGGCGTCGTGCGGAAGTGCTCGTCGATCGCCCGGAAGCCCGCGAGCAGCTCCCGGAAGCGGTCCGGGCCGATCGCGATGGCGACCGAGGTGCCGATCGCCGAGTCGACCGAGTAGCGTCCGCCGACCCAGTCCCAGAACCCGAACGCGTTGGCCGGGTCGATGCCGAACGCCGCGACCTTGTCGAGCGCCGTGGAGACGGCGACGAAGTGCTTGCCGACCGCGGCGCGGCGCGCCTCCGCGGTGTCCTCGACGACGCCGCTGGCCACCAGGGAGTCCAGCAGCCAGGCGCGCGCGAGGCGCGCGTTCGTCAGCGTCTCGAGCGTCCCGAAGGTCTTCGAGGCGACGATGAACAGCGTCGTCTCCGGGTCGAGGTCCTTCGTCTTCTGCGCGACGTCGGTGGGGTCGATGTTGGAGACGAAGCGCACCGTGAGGCCCGCCTGGCGGTACGGCTCGAGCGCCTCGTAGATCATCACGGGGCCCAGGTCGGAGCCGCCGATGCCGATGTTGACGACCGTCGTCACCGGACGGCCGGTCACGCCCGTCCACTCGCCCGAGCGCACCTTGTCGGCGAACGCCGAGAGCTTGTCCAGCTCCGCGGCGACGTCGGCGTCGACGTCCTGGCCGTCCACCACGAGCGCGGGCTGCGTGCCCGGCGCGCGGCGCAGCGCGGTGTGTAGCACCGCGCGGTCCTCGGTGACGTTGATGCGCTCGCCCGTGAACATCGCTTCGATGCGCTCGGTGAGGTTCACCTCCTGCGCGAGCCGCACCAGCAGCGCGAGCGTCTCGTCGGTGACGAGGTTCTTCGACAGGTCGACGAACAGGTCACCGGCCTCGAGGGTGAGCCGCTCGGCGCGCTCCGGGTCGGCGGCGAACCAGCCGCGCAGGTCGGCGGTCAGGCTCTGGTGGTGGGTGGCGAGGTCGGCCCAGGCGCTGGTGCTGGTGGGGTCGACGGGTGCGGGCGTCGTCATGGGGTCCACGGTAACGACGGGAGGAGTGGTCCGCGCAGGGTTCCGGCGCATGGTCTCGTGACACGTGTCCCACCGGCGTCGCGCGTGGACAGGTGCGCCCGCCGCGCGGCAGGCTCGCGTCGTGCCCCGCCCCGTCGCCCTCGAGATCGCCGTCCAGGACGTCGCCGGCGCGCTGACGGCGTCGGGCGCGGTGGACGAGGCGGCGCTCGCGGCGCTCGCCGACGCCGCGGGCGGCGCGGACCTGACGTTCCACCGGGCGTTCGACGTCGTCGCCGACCGTGGCCAGGCCCTCGCGGACCTGCGGCAGGCCGACGTGCGGCGCGTGCTGACGTCGGGCGGGGCGCCCTGCGCCGCCGACGGCCTCGCGGAGCTGCGACGCCTCGCGCCCCTCGCGACCGGCCTGGGCGTCGAGCTCATGGCCGGCGGCGGCGTGCGGCCGGGCGACGTCGCCGCGCTCGTCGCGGCGGGCGTCGACGCCGTCCACCTCTCGGCGCGGCGCGCCGTCGCGGAGGCGGCCGGCCCGGGCGGCGGCCCGGCCGGCTACGACGTCACGGACGCCGACGTCGTCGCGGCCGCGGCTTCCGCCGTCACGTCAGCCGCTGCCAGATCGCCGCACCGCCCGCCGGCCGGAACCCCATCGCCACGTTGATGCCGAGCATGTGGTCGTTCTCCTCGGCGTTCCACGTGTGCACGCGCCGGACGTCGGGGCGCAGCGCGGCGAGGTGGCGCAGGTTCGCCACCTTCATGGCCATGCCCAGGCGGTGACCGCGGTGGGGCGCCAGCACGATGGTGTCCCACTGGAACGCGCACTGCTGCGCGGGGAGCCACGCCAGCATCGTCATGCCCGCGAGCTCGCCGGAGGCGACGTGCTCCGCGGCGGTGATGACGTACTCGCGGCCCTGTTCCACCTGCCGGGCGGCCATGCGGCGCACGCGCTCGGCGTCCCACGGGTCCTCGCGGAAGTCGAGGGCGCCGACGGGCGCGTCGGTGGACATCCGCGTCTCCAGCAGGGCGAACGCGTCGAGCCACCGCTCGGGGACCGTGCTGTCCCAGCGGTGCAGGCGGTAGCCGCCGGTGCGGCCCGCGGCGTCGGCCTCGAGAGCGTCGAGGAGACCGGGCGCCACCGGCGTCTCGAGCAGCGAGCGGCGGTCCACCTGGGCCAGCTCGTAGCCGTGCGCGCGGGCGAACCGCACGCCCGCGTCGTCGGCGGGGGCGGCGCCCGAGCCGGTCGGCGGGAGCAGCGGCGGCGACCCCGGCGACTCGCGGAACTCGCTCTCGGCCTGGAGCGTGCCGCGGCCGGCGTCTGCCGCGACCCGCTCGCCGCGCTCCAGCAGGGCGGCACCGAGGCCTCGGCGGCGGTGGTCGGGGTGCACCTGCACCTCGACCCACGCGGTGTGCCGGTTCCCCCGCAGCGGCAGGTCGACGCCCAGCCGCCCGACGACGGTGTCGGCGTCGTCGAGCGCGACCACGAGCGTGTGCGCGCTGTCCTCCTGGTGCGCCAGCCGGTTCGCGGACTCGACGGCGCGCACCGCCTGGTCGTCGTGCCCGTCGCGGGCCACGCAGACCGCGCGGTCCAGCGCGGCGACGCCCTCGTGCGCCCAGCCGGGGGAGGAGCCCGCAGGGTCCGGGGCCACCTCGAGCAGCCGCCACGACGCGTTCGCCATACCACGAGGGTCGGCCGGCGCACGGGCGATGTCACCCGTTTTTGACACGGCGCGTCGCGGCCTGCAACCCTCACGCGCGACACCTGCCTGTCGACCCCCGAGCGAGCACCGAGGTTCACCCATGACGACGACCAAGCGCACCTCCCTAGCCCTCGCGGTGGGCGCGACCGTCGCCCTCCTGGCCGCCGGCTGCGCGGGCAGCGAGGCTCCGGGCGGGCTCGACGACGTGCAGACCATCACCTGGTGGCACAACTCGACGACGGGCGCGGCCAAGGATTACTACGAGCAGGTCGCCAACGACTTCGAGAAGGCCCACCCGGGCGTCAACGTCGAGGTCACCGCGCTCGAGCACTCCGACATGCTCGCCCGGCTCTCGGAGACGCTCGGCTCGAACGACCCCGAGCAGGTGCCCGACGTCTTCATGTCCCGCGGCGGCGGCGAGCTGCAGGGCGAGGTCGCGGCCGGCGTGACGCGCGACCTGACCAAGGTGGCGGCCGACGAGCTCGCCAAGACGAGCCAGTTCACCGGCGACTACACGATCGACGGCAAGACGTACGCGCTGCCGTACTCGATGGGCATCGTCGGCTTCTACTACAACGCCGACCTGTTCGCCCAGGCGGGCATCACCGACGTCGTGCCCAACCCGACCATCGACCAGTTCGACGAGTGGGTCGACAAGCTCCAGGAGGCCGACATCACACCGCTCTCCGTGGGCGCCGGCGACAAGTGGCCCGCCTCGCACTACTGGTTCTACGACGTCGCCCGCGAGTGCGCCCGCACGACCATCGACGCCGCGGTCGCCGCGAAGAGCTACACGGACCCGTGCTTCGTCAAGGCCGGCGAGGACCTCCAGGCGCTCGTCGCGAAGAAGCCGTTCAACGACGGCTACATGACCACCGTGGCCCAGCAGGGCCCGTCCTCGGCGTCCGGCCTGCTCGCGAACGGCAAGGTGGCCATGGAGCTCGCGGGCCACTGGGAGCCGGGCATCCTCGCCGGCCTGACCGCCGACGGCCAGGTGCCGGGCTTCCTCAAGTGGTTCGCCTACCCGACCTTCCCGAACCAGGCCGGCGACCCCGTCGACCAGGTGGGCGGCGGCGACGCGTGGGAGGTCTCGACGTCGGCGCCCGACGTCGCCGTCGACCTCGCCAAGTACCTGCTGTCCGACAAGGTCCAGCAGGGCTTCGCCGCCCTCAACATGGGCCTGCCTACCAACCCCGCCGCGGCCGGCTCCGTCGCCTTCCCGACGCTCAAGGACGTCGTCGCCGCGCGTGACAAGGTCGGCCAGGCGCCGCAGCTCTACCTCGACACGCGGCTGGGCAACGCCGTCGGCGACCCGATGAAGGCCGCCATCGCGGACCTGTTCGCCGGGAACGGCAGCCCGCAGGCGATCGTCGACGCCGTCACGGCCGCGGCCAACGCCGAGTGACACGAAGGACGCCGCGCCCCGGTGGGGGCGCGGCGTCCTTCGTCGTCTCGCAGGTCCGCTACAGCACGGGCGGCGGCGACGTGGACTTGCGCACCACCAGCCGTGCCGGGAGCCGCACGTGCGTCTCCGCCTCCTGGCCGTCGAGCAGGGCGAACAGCATCGTCACGGCGCGCGCGCCCATCGCCTGGAGCGGCTGCGCGATCGTCGTCAGGCGCGGGCTGGCGCTCGCGGCCTCGGGGATGTCGTCGAAGCCCACCACGGAGAGGTCGTGCGGGACGCGCATGCCGAGCTCGTGCGCCACCTCGATGACGCCGAAGGCCGACAGGTCGTTGGCGGCGAAGACGGCCGTGGGCCGGTCCGGCATCGTGAGCAGCTCGCGGGCGGGCTCCGTGGTCCACGCGGCGCGGTAGCCGCCGTCGCGCACCAGGTCGGGGTCGAACGGGATGCCGGCCTCGGCGAGCGAGAGGCGGTAGCCCTGCTCGCGGCGGTGCGCGGACTCGAGGTCGGTGCGGCCGCGGATGTGGGCGATGCGGCGGTGCCCGAGCTCGATGAGGTGGCGCGTCGCCGCGCGCGCACCCTCGACGTTGTCGGAGTCGACGACGTGGCTGCCGCCCGAGCCGGTGTGCGGGTCGACGGAGATCACCGGGACGCTCGTCCCCGCGAGGCTCACCGTGGGGGTGAGGATGATCGCGCCGTCGATGAGCGTGCCGCCCAGGCGCGAGAGCGACCGGCGCTCCCACCCGACGGCGTTGTCGTCGCTGATGGCGCCCGAGTAGGCGAGCAGCTCGTAGCCCTTGCCGACCGCCTCCGCCGAGATGCCCTTGAGCAGCTCGGTGGCGAACGGGTCGAACCCGGCCAGCAGGATGCCGACGACGTCGGTGCGGCCGCGGCGCAGCGAGGAGGCCACGAGGGACGTCTCGTAGCCGAGGTCGGCGATCACCTCCAGCACGCGCTGCGCCGTCGCGGTGGCGACGCCGTAGCGCCCGTTGACGACCTTGGAGACGGTCGCCACGGACACCCCCGCGGCGCGCGCGACGTCGGTGATGGTGACGCGTCCGACAGGACGCGCGGGGAGGCGGGAGGGGTGGGCGTCGGTGCTCACCGTCGAACCGTAGCGTGAGGACGGCCTCCGTGATCTCGACGTGGCGTCACGATACGAAATCGTTATCGACAACGATTGACACTCGATCGAGCATCCTGCGACAGTCCGGGTTGACAGAGTTCCCTGTCAACCCGTCGACGACGACCAAGGGGTTTCCACGATGACGAGGAAGATGCGTGGTGGGGCGTTCGTCGCCCTCGGCGCGAGCATCACGCTGCTGGCCGGCTGCGCTGGTTCGGGTGGCGCGGCCACCGGCAACAACACGGCCGCGTCGGCCGGAGACGACCAGGTCATCACCTGGTGGCACAACTCGAACACCGGTGAGGGCAAGGACTACTACGACCAGGTCGCTGCCGACTTCGAGTCCGAGCACCCCGGTGTCAAGATCGAGGTCTCGGCCATGCAGCACGAGGACATGCTGACCAAGCTCAAGGCCGTCCTCCAGTCGGGCGACGCTGCCCAGATCCCGGACGTCTTCATGTCGCGCGGTGGCGGCGAGCTCAAGAACGAGGTCGACGCCGGCGTCACCCGTGACCTCACCGACGTCGCCAAGGACGAGATCTCCAAGATCTCGGGCTTCACGGGCCAGTACACGGTCGACGGCAAGGTCTACGCCCTGCCCTACTCGATCGGCCTCGTGGGCTTCTGGTACAACAAGGACCTCTTCGCCCAGGCCGGCATCACGGACGTCAACTCCGCGCCGACCATCGACGAGTTCAACGGCTACGTCGACAAGCTGAAGACCGCCGGGATCGACCCGATCTCCGTGGGCGCCGGCGACAAGTGGCCGGCCGCGCACTACTGGTACTACAACGTGGTCCGCGAGTGCGCGTTCGACACCGTCGAGAACGCGATCGCCGACGTCGACTTCTCCGACCCGTGCTTCACCAAGGCCGGCGACGACCTGCAGGCCCTCGTCGCGAAGCAGCCGTTCAACCCCGGCTTCCTCTCGACGGGCGCGCAGGCCGGCCCGACCTCGGCCTCCGGCCTCCTCGCCACCGGCAAGGTGGGCATGGAGCTCGCGGGCCACTGGGAGCCCGGCGTGACCGGCGGCCTCACCGCCGACGGCAAGGTCCCGTCGTTCCTCGGCTGGTTCGCCTACCCGACGTTCCCGGGCGAGGCCGGCGACCCCAAGGACCAGATGGGTGGCGGTGACGCGTGGGAGGTCTCGACCTCGGCTCCCGACGTCGCGGTCGACTTCGCCAAGTACCTGCTCTCCGACAAGGTCCAGAAGGGCTTCGCGGCCCTCGACATGGGTCTGCCGACCAACCCGGCCGCCACGGGCGACCTGAAGAACGAGGCGCTCGCCCAGCTCCTGCCGGTGCGTGACGCGGGTGGCAACACGCAGCTCTACCTGGACACCCGCCTCGGCAGCGCCGTGGGTGGCCCGATGAACGACGCGATCGCCAAGGTGTTCGCCGGCGAGCCGGGCTCGCAGGAGATCCTCGACGCGATCACGAAGGCACTGAAGGGCTGACGACCGTGGCAGACGATGTGACCCTCAGCCCGGCCGCCTCGCCTGCGTCGTCCCCGTCGATGCCCGCCACCCCCGTGCAGGGGGTGGCGGGCATCGCCCCGGGCGGTCGCCGTCGAAAGCCGATGTCCGGCGCCTGGCGAAAGCGTGCGGAGATCGCCTTCTTCGTGACGCCCGCCCTCGCGCTGTTCCTCATGTTCGTGATCTGGCCGATCATCACCGCGGTCCAGATGTCGCTGTTCAAGTGGACCGGCATCGGTCCCCTCGTCGACTTCGTCGGCCTGAAGAACTACGTGACGGTGCTGACCGACGAGCTCTTCACCGACGCGCTCCGCCACAACCTGATCATCGTGGTGGGCTCGATCCTGCTGCAGCTGCCGCTGGGCCTCGGTCTCGCGCTCCTGCTCAACCGCAAGCTGTGGGGCCAGAGCATCCTGCGCACGATCATCTTCGTGCCCTACGTGCTGGCGGAGGTCATCGCCGGCGTCGTCTGGGGCGCGCTGCTCGTCCCGCAGTACGGCACGATCGACGCCCTCGCGGCGGCCCTCCACATCCCCACGCCCGAGCAGGGCTTCCTGGGGACGCCCGACCTCGCCCTGTGGACGGTGCTGTTCGTCCTGACGTGGAAGTACCTCGGCCTCGCCGTGATCCTCTTCCTCGCCGGCCTGCAGGGCATCCCGGACGAGCTCTACGAGGCCGCCGCCCTCGACGGCGCGAGCTGGTGGCAGGTCCAGCGCAGGATCACCTTCCCGCTCATGGGCCCGACGATCCGCACGTGGGCGTTCCTGTCGATGATCGGCTCCCTCCAGGTCTTCGACATGGTGTGGATCCTCACCAAGGGCGGCCCCGCGGGCGCCACGACGACGATGGCGACCTACCTCATCGCCCAGGGCACCCAGGCCAGCAACTTCGGCATCGCCGGCGCCGCGTCCGTGATCCTCTTCGTGATCGCGCTCTTCTTCGCCGTCGTCTACCAGCAGCTCGTCCTCAAGCGGGACACGCAGCCTGACACCCCGAAGCGCAAGCGCTCCCAGCGAGAGAAGGCGAAGTGATGGCGACGCAGACCCTCAGCGGGCACCGTGTCGAGCAGAGCCTGCGGCCCAGCCGCCGGTTCGACCTGCGGCCCTCGACCGCGATCGTGTACTTCGTCGCGCTCGTCGTCGTCGCGCTCACCCTCGGGCCCGTGCTGTACGGCGTCCTGGGCGGCTTCCGCACGAACGCCGCGATCGCCGAGTCCCCGGCCGGCATGCCCGACCCGTTCGTCCTCGACAACTACCTGGGCGTGCTGCAGAACCCGGACTTCTGGCGCTACGCGCTGAACTCCTCGGGCATCGCGCTCATCACGACCGCGCTCGTCGTCGTCTTCGGCGTCATGGCGGCCTACCCGCTCGCGCGGTACGAGTTCAAGGGCCGTGAGGGCCTGTTCATGGTGTTCGTCGTCGGCCTGCTCTTCCCCGCGGCCGTCGCGATCATCCCGCTGTTCATCCTCATCACCCAGAACTTCCACCTCGGCAACACGTGGATCGGCATCGCGCTGCCCCAGGCGGCGTTCGCGCTCCCGACGACGGTGGTCATCCTGCGGCCGTTCCTCATGTCGCTGCCCAAGGAGCTCGAGGAGGCCTCGCAGCTCGACGGCACGAGCCGGATCGGGTTCTTCTGGCGGATCCTGCTGCCGCTGTCGGGTCCCGGCATGGTGACCGTCGGCGTGCTGGCGTTCGTCGGCTCCTGGAACGCGTACCTGCTGCCCCTGCTGCTGCTCGGCCCGGAGAACAAGACGCTGCCGCTCGGCGTCGCCGACTTCTCGTCCGAGCACAGCGCCGACACGGCCGGCGTCTTCGCCTTCACGAGCCTCGCGATGATCCCGGCGCTCGTGTTCTTCCTGGCGATGCAGAAGCGCATCGTCAACGGCCTCCAAGGGGCCGTGAAGGGCTGACGCTGCCACCGGCCGATGTCGGTTGCGCCACGAACACCCCCATATCGAAGGTGGCCCCGTAGCGTTGAACCCGCTACGGGGCCGCCCCGTGACCCCCGCCCGCGTCTAAGGAGACCCCCGTGACCGACGCCGCCCAGGCTCCGGCTCCCGCGCACATGCCCGAGGTGTCGGACCGTGTCCGCGACCTGATCGCGCAGATGACCATCGAAGAGAAGCTCGCGCAGATCGTCAGCTTCTGGCCGGACCAGGGCGGGAACGTCGTCGCCCCGATGCAGGGCGAGATGGCCGCGGAGAGCGGCGCCAAGTCGCTCGCCGAGATCACCCAGCACGGCCTCGGCCAGTACACCCGCGTCTACGGCACGCGCCCGGTCGACCCGATCAAGCGCGCCGAGTGGCTGTGGGGCGAGCAGCGCCGTCTCAAGAAGGAGACGCGCCTCGGCATCCCCGCGCTCGTGCACGAGGAGTGCCTCACGGGCCTCGCCGCATGGCAGGCCGCGACCTTCCCGGCCCCGCTGGCCTGGGGTGCCGCGTTCGACGACGAGCTCGTCTACGAGATGGGCCAGGTCATCGGCGAGTCGATGAAGAAGCTCGGCGTGCACCTGGGCCTCGCGCCCGTGCTCGACGTCATCCGCGACGCGCGCTGGGGCCGCACCGAGGAGGCCATCTCCGAGGACCCCTACGTCGTCGGCACCATCGGCACGCGCTACGTCCAGGGCCTCCAGGACTCCGGCGTGCACGCCACGCTCAAGCACTTCGTCGGCTACTCCGGCTCGAAGGCCGGCCGCAACCACGCCCCGGTCTCCGCCGGCCCGCGCGAGCTCGCCGACACGTTCCTGCCGCCGTTCGAGATGGCCGTGCTCGACGGCAAGGTCAAGTCGGTCATGAACTCCTACACCGACGTCGACGGCGTGCCCTGCGCCGCCAACGAGGACCTCCTCACCGGCGTGCTGCGCGACACGTGGGGCTTCGAGGGCACCGTCGTCGCCGACTACTTCGCCGTCGCGTTCCTCGAGGTCATGCACGGCGTCGCCGCCGACCGCGCCGACGCCGCCGCCCAGGCGCTGCGCGCCGGCCTGGACGTCGAGCTGCCCGGCATGGACGCCTTCCCGCTGCTGGCCGAGAAGGTCCGCTCGGGCGAGTTCCCCGAGGCGCTCGTGGACCGCGCCCTCGCGCGTCACCTCAAGCAGAAGGAGGAGCTCGGCCTGCTCGAGCCCGACGCCTTCGACGACGAGCCGCCCACCGAGATCGACCTCGACTCGCCGAAGCACCAGGCGATCGCGCGCAAGCTCGCCGAGGAGTCGATCGTCCTGCTGTCGAACGACGGCACGCTGCCGCTGACGGCCGCCAAGAAGATCGCCGTCGTCGGCCCGAACGCCGCCGCCGTCGAGGCCCTCCAGGGCTGCTACTCGTTCGCGAACCACGTGCTCGCGCACTACCCGGACCACGAGATCGGCTTCCACATCCCGACCGTCGCCGAGGCGATGGCCGAGGTCTTCGAGGGCACCGAGCTCGTCACGGCGCACGGCTGCGACGTCGAGGGCACCGACACGTCGGGCTTCGCCGCCGCGGTCGAGGCCGCAGAGGGTGCGGACGTCGTCGTCGCCGTCGTCGGCGACCGTGCCGGCCTGTTCGGCCGTGGCACGGTCGGCGAGGGCAACGACGCCGAGTCGCTCGAGCTCCCCGGGGTGCAGCGCCAGTTCATCGAGGCGCTGCTCGCCACCGGCAAGCCCGTCGTCATGGTCATGACGCTCGGTCGCCCGTACGTCATCGACTGGGCGCTCGACGGCACCGGCCCCAAGCCGGCCGCCGTGATCCACGCCGCGTTCCCGGGCGAGGGCGGCGGTCTCGCGATCGCCGACGTGCTCAAGGGCAACGTCAACCCGTCGGGTCGCCTGCCGCTGTCGCTGCCGCGCTCCTCGGGCTCGCAGCCGTACTCGTACCTGCACCCGATGCTCGGCGGCCCGTCCGACGTGACGAACACCGACTCGACGCCGACGCGTCCGTTCGGCTTCGGCCTGTCGTACACGACGTTCGGGTACTCGGACCTCGAGGTCTCCTCCTCGGTCGAGGCCGGCGGCACGATCACCGCCGCCGTCACGGTGACCAACACCGGTGCCGTCGCGGGTGCGGAGCCCGTCCAGGTGTACGGCCGCGACGTGCTCGGCTCGATCGCCCGTCCGGTCGTGCAGCTCCTCGGCTACCAGCGCGTCGCGCTGGAGGCCGGCGAGTCGAAGCGCCTCACGTTCGCGATCCCGACGACGCGCTTCGCGTTCTCCGACCGCCGCATGGTCAAGATCGTCGAGCCGGGCGACGTCGAGGTGTGGGTCGCCTCGCACTCGTCCGCCGCGGAGACGTCGTCCGACGTCGCCGAGACGACCGCCGGTGCCATCGTCAACGAGAAGAAGGCCGCGAAGGTCGAGATCCCGGGCACGGCGACGCCGCGCGCGACGGTCGCGATCACGGGCCCGCTGCACGAGGTCACGACGGCGGACGAGCGCTGGGTGAAGGCAACGATCTCCTGACCCGCCGCATCTGACGCGAGGCGCCGGTCCCTTCGGGGGCCGGCGCCTCGCGTCGTTAGGGTGAGGGCATGCGCGTGGACGTGTGGTTGTGGGCGGTGCGGCTCTTCAAGTCGCGCTCGTCCGCGGCCGGGCTGCTGCGGACCGGGCGGGTGCGCGTCAACGGGTTCGTCGTCAAGGCGTCCGCGCACGTCAAGCCTGGCGACCGGGTCACCTGGCGCGAGACGCTGCGCGAGCGCGACGTCGAGGTGGTCGAGCTGCTGCCCAAGCGTGTCGGGGCGCCGCTCGCCGTCAAGGCCTACGTGGACCACAGCCCGGCGCTGCCGACCCGGGAGGAGCGGTTCGCCGTCGG
Coding sequences:
- a CDS encoding carbohydrate ABC transporter permease encodes the protein MPATPVQGVAGIAPGGRRRKPMSGAWRKRAEIAFFVTPALALFLMFVIWPIITAVQMSLFKWTGIGPLVDFVGLKNYVTVLTDELFTDALRHNLIIVVGSILLQLPLGLGLALLLNRKLWGQSILRTIIFVPYVLAEVIAGVVWGALLVPQYGTIDALAAALHIPTPEQGFLGTPDLALWTVLFVLTWKYLGLAVILFLAGLQGIPDELYEAAALDGASWWQVQRRITFPLMGPTIRTWAFLSMIGSLQVFDMVWILTKGGPAGATTTMATYLIAQGTQASNFGIAGAASVILFVIALFFAVVYQQLVLKRDTQPDTPKRKRSQREKAK
- a CDS encoding glycoside hydrolase family 3 N-terminal domain-containing protein produces the protein MPEVSDRVRDLIAQMTIEEKLAQIVSFWPDQGGNVVAPMQGEMAAESGAKSLAEITQHGLGQYTRVYGTRPVDPIKRAEWLWGEQRRLKKETRLGIPALVHEECLTGLAAWQAATFPAPLAWGAAFDDELVYEMGQVIGESMKKLGVHLGLAPVLDVIRDARWGRTEEAISEDPYVVGTIGTRYVQGLQDSGVHATLKHFVGYSGSKAGRNHAPVSAGPRELADTFLPPFEMAVLDGKVKSVMNSYTDVDGVPCAANEDLLTGVLRDTWGFEGTVVADYFAVAFLEVMHGVAADRADAAAQALRAGLDVELPGMDAFPLLAEKVRSGEFPEALVDRALARHLKQKEELGLLEPDAFDDEPPTEIDLDSPKHQAIARKLAEESIVLLSNDGTLPLTAAKKIAVVGPNAAAVEALQGCYSFANHVLAHYPDHEIGFHIPTVAEAMAEVFEGTELVTAHGCDVEGTDTSGFAAAVEAAEGADVVVAVVGDRAGLFGRGTVGEGNDAESLELPGVQRQFIEALLATGKPVVMVMTLGRPYVIDWALDGTGPKPAAVIHAAFPGEGGGLAIADVLKGNVNPSGRLPLSLPRSSGSQPYSYLHPMLGGPSDVTNTDSTPTRPFGFGLSYTTFGYSDLEVSSSVEAGGTITAAVTVTNTGAVAGAEPVQVYGRDVLGSIARPVVQLLGYQRVALEAGESKRLTFAIPTTRFAFSDRRMVKIVEPGDVEVWVASHSSAAETSSDVAETTAGAIVNEKKAAKVEIPGTATPRATVAITGPLHEVTTADERWVKATIS
- a CDS encoding GNAT family N-acetyltransferase, which produces MANASWRLLEVAPDPAGSSPGWAHEGVAALDRAVCVARDGHDDQAVRAVESANRLAHQEDSAHTLVVALDDADTVVGRLGVDLPLRGNRHTAWVEVQVHPDHRRRGLGAALLERGERVAADAGRGTLQAESEFRESPGSPPLLPPTGSGAAPADDAGVRFARAHGYELAQVDRRSLLETPVAPGLLDALEADAAGRTGGYRLHRWDSTVPERWLDAFALLETRMSTDAPVGALDFREDPWDAERVRRMAARQVEQGREYVITAAEHVASGELAGMTMLAWLPAQQCAFQWDTIVLAPHRGHRLGMAMKVANLRHLAALRPDVRRVHTWNAEENDHMLGINVAMGFRPAGGAAIWQRLT
- a CDS encoding carbohydrate ABC transporter permease, whose product is MATQTLSGHRVEQSLRPSRRFDLRPSTAIVYFVALVVVALTLGPVLYGVLGGFRTNAAIAESPAGMPDPFVLDNYLGVLQNPDFWRYALNSSGIALITTALVVVFGVMAAYPLARYEFKGREGLFMVFVVGLLFPAAVAIIPLFILITQNFHLGNTWIGIALPQAAFALPTTVVILRPFLMSLPKELEEASQLDGTSRIGFFWRILLPLSGPGMVTVGVLAFVGSWNAYLLPLLLLGPENKTLPLGVADFSSEHSADTAGVFAFTSLAMIPALVFFLAMQKRIVNGLQGAVKG
- a CDS encoding LacI family DNA-binding transcriptional regulator is translated as MSTDAHPSRLPARPVGRVTITDVARAAGVSVATVSKVVNGRYGVATATAQRVLEVIADLGYETSLVASSLRRGRTDVVGILLAGFDPFATELLKGISAEAVGKGYELLAYSGAISDDNAVGWERRSLSRLGGTLIDGAIILTPTVSLAGTSVPVISVDPHTGSGGSHVVDSDNVEGARAATRHLIELGHRRIAHIRGRTDLESAHRREQGYRLSLAEAGIPFDPDLVRDGGYRAAWTTEPARELLTMPDRPTAVFAANDLSAFGVIEVAHELGMRVPHDLSVVGFDDIPEAASASPRLTTIAQPLQAMGARAVTMLFALLDGQEAETHVRLPARLVVRKSTSPPPVL
- a CDS encoding copper homeostasis protein CutC; this encodes MPRPVALEIAVQDVAGALTASGAVDEAALAALADAAGGADLTFHRAFDVVADRGQALADLRQADVRRVLTSGGAPCAADGLAELRRLAPLATGLGVELMAGGGVRPGDVAALVAAGVDAVHLSARRAVAEAAGPGGGPAGYDVTDADVVAAAASAVTSAAARSPHRPPAGTPSPR
- a CDS encoding extracellular solute-binding protein, whose amino-acid sequence is MTRKMRGGAFVALGASITLLAGCAGSGGAATGNNTAASAGDDQVITWWHNSNTGEGKDYYDQVAADFESEHPGVKIEVSAMQHEDMLTKLKAVLQSGDAAQIPDVFMSRGGGELKNEVDAGVTRDLTDVAKDEISKISGFTGQYTVDGKVYALPYSIGLVGFWYNKDLFAQAGITDVNSAPTIDEFNGYVDKLKTAGIDPISVGAGDKWPAAHYWYYNVVRECAFDTVENAIADVDFSDPCFTKAGDDLQALVAKQPFNPGFLSTGAQAGPTSASGLLATGKVGMELAGHWEPGVTGGLTADGKVPSFLGWFAYPTFPGEAGDPKDQMGGGDAWEVSTSAPDVAVDFAKYLLSDKVQKGFAALDMGLPTNPAATGDLKNEALAQLLPVRDAGGNTQLYLDTRLGSAVGGPMNDAIAKVFAGEPGSQEILDAITKALKG
- a CDS encoding ABC transporter substrate-binding protein translates to MTTTKRTSLALAVGATVALLAAGCAGSEAPGGLDDVQTITWWHNSTTGAAKDYYEQVANDFEKAHPGVNVEVTALEHSDMLARLSETLGSNDPEQVPDVFMSRGGGELQGEVAAGVTRDLTKVAADELAKTSQFTGDYTIDGKTYALPYSMGIVGFYYNADLFAQAGITDVVPNPTIDQFDEWVDKLQEADITPLSVGAGDKWPASHYWFYDVARECARTTIDAAVAAKSYTDPCFVKAGEDLQALVAKKPFNDGYMTTVAQQGPSSASGLLANGKVAMELAGHWEPGILAGLTADGQVPGFLKWFAYPTFPNQAGDPVDQVGGGDAWEVSTSAPDVAVDLAKYLLSDKVQQGFAALNMGLPTNPAAAGSVAFPTLKDVVAARDKVGQAPQLYLDTRLGNAVGDPMKAAIADLFAGNGSPQAIVDAVTAAANAE
- the pgi gene encoding glucose-6-phosphate isomerase is translated as MTTPAPVDPTSTSAWADLATHHQSLTADLRGWFAADPERAERLTLEAGDLFVDLSKNLVTDETLALLVRLAQEVNLTERIEAMFTGERINVTEDRAVLHTALRRAPGTQPALVVDGQDVDADVAAELDKLSAFADKVRSGEWTGVTGRPVTTVVNIGIGGSDLGPVMIYEALEPYRQAGLTVRFVSNIDPTDVAQKTKDLDPETTLFIVASKTFGTLETLTNARLARAWLLDSLVASGVVEDTAEARRAAVGKHFVAVSTALDKVAAFGIDPANAFGFWDWVGGRYSVDSAIGTSVAIAIGPDRFRELLAGFRAIDEHFRTTPLAQNVPALMGLLNVWYVNFLGAASHAVLPYAQQLHRFAAYLQQLTMESNGKSVRWDGTPVTTATGEVFWGEPGTNGQHAFYQLIHQGTQLIPADFIAVAKPAYPLVDAEGDGGAVAAGADVHELFLANFFAQTKALAFGKTAAEVREEGTPEHIVPARVFSGNRPTTSILAPALTPSVVGQLVALYEHITFTQGIVWGIDSFDQWGVELGKKLALEVAPAVQGDETALATQDPSTQSLVRRYRTLRHS